In Scatophagus argus isolate fScaArg1 chromosome 3, fScaArg1.pri, whole genome shotgun sequence, one genomic interval encodes:
- the zgc:113054 gene encoding short chain dehydrogenases/reductase notP' isoform X2, with protein MPADKVPDTPVEVLVDLLTKAKEISATSSNVTEELRSHLQKAVDIASGLDNYLEKMTTRESEPLAELYKKTICHDWNQVHKEGKTTFLLPKECITGHVEGQTLKMLIHMSQAKRVLEIGMFTGYGALSMAEGLPEDGCLIACELEPYLKDFAQPIFDKSPHGKKITVKTGSAMNTLKELAAAGEQFDMVFIDADKNNYINYYNFILDNNLLRMQGVICVDNSLFKAKVYLKHTTDNNGLALREFNQFVSDDPRVEQVIIPLRDGISVIRRVPLTPECSVAQNKIADDEVFRGVNGRPILDRMRLDGKVAYVTGSGQGIGRAFAHALGEAGAKVAVVDMDQEKAEAVAKELFLKGINAIAITADISKSDDVQRMIDSIISKWGAIHIACNNAGINMNSASEDTSLEEWDQTFNVNLRGTFMCCQAAGRVMLKQGYGKIINTASMASLIVPHPQKQLSYNTSKAGVVKLTQTLGTEWIDRGVRVNCISPGIVDTPLIHSESLRPLVQRWLSDIPAGRLAQVTDLQAAVVYLASDASDYMTGHNLVIEGGQSLW; from the exons ATGCCGGCCGACAAAG TTCCTGACACCCCAGTGGAAGTCCTTGTGGATCTTCTAACAAAAGCCAAAGAGATATCTGCAACAAGTAGTAATGTGACTGAAGAGTTGAGAAGTCACTTGCAGAAGGCTGTGGACATTGCAAGCGGCCTGGATAACTACCTGGAGAAAATGACCACACGGGAAAGTGAACCTCTGGCAGAGCTTTACAA AAAGACAATTTGTCATGACTGGAATCAAGTGCACAAGGAGGGCAAAACCACATTCCTGCTTCCTAAGGAGTGCATCACTGGTCATGTAGAAG GCCAGACCCTGAAGATGCTGATCCACATGAGTCAAGCTAAGAGGGTCCTAGAGATTGGGATGTTCACTGGCTATGGCGCACTGTCCATGGCTGAAGGGCTACCTGAAGATGGTTGTTTAATTGCTTGCGAGCTGGAGCCATATCTCAAAGACTTTGCTCAGCCCATTTTTGACAAGTCTCCACATGGCAAGAAAATTACTGTTAAGACTGGATCTGCTATGAACACGCTGAAG GaattggctgctgcaggtgagCAGTTTGATATGGTGTTCATTGATGCTGACAAGAACAATTACATCAATTACTACAACTTCATTCTGGATAACAATCTGCTGAGAATGCAAGGGGTCATATGTGTTGATAACTCGCTGTTCAAAGCCAAGGTTTATCttaaacacaccacagacaacAATGGACTGGCACTTAGAGAATTCAATCAATTTGTCTCAGATGATCCACGCGTTGAGCAG gtcATTATCCCTCTCAGAGATGGCATCAGTGTTATCCGCCGGGTACCTCTGACCCCTGAGTGTTCAGTGGCACAG aATAAAATAGCAGATGATGAAGTTTTCCGCGGAGTGAACGGGCGTCCCATCCTTGATCGTATGCGTCTTGATGGAAAGGTGGCCTATGTGACAGGTTCTGGGCAGGGCATAGGCCGAGCATTTGCTCATGCCCTGGGTGAGGCTGGTGCGAAGGTGGCCGTAGTAGACATGGACCAAGAAAAAGCTGAGGCAGTGGCTAAAGAGCTCTTTCTTAAAG GCATCAATGCCATTGCGATCACAGCTGACATAAGCAAATCAGATGATGTCCAGAGGATGATTGACAGCATCATCTCCAAATGGGGGGCCATCCACATTGCCTGCAACAATGCCGGCATCAACATGAACTCAGCCAGTGAAGACACCAGTCTAGAGGAGTGGGACCAAACCTTTAATGTCAACCTGAGGGGGACTTTCATGTGTTGTCAG GCGGCAGGTCGAGTGATGTTGAAGCAAGGATACGGCAAGATTATCAACACAGCCTCCATGGCCAGTCTAATAG TCCCCCATCCCCAGAAGCAACTTTCCTACAACACGTCCAAGGCTGGAGTGGTCAAACTGACTCAGACTCTGGGCACTGAATGGATTGATAGAGGAGTGCGGGTCAACTGCATCTCACC gGGGATTGTTGACACCCCTCTCATCCACTCGGAGAGTCTGAGGCCTCTGGTGCAGCGCTGGCTGTCAGATATCCCTGCTGGTAGACTGGCTCAAGTGACAGACCTGCAAGCTGCAGTGGTCTACTTGGCATCTGACGCCTCCGACTACATGACAGGGCATAACTTAGTCATAGAGGGTGGGCAAAGTCTGTGGTAG
- the eevs gene encoding 2-epi-5-epi-valiolone synthase encodes MGKVHLEDNDSTEQKTEYSLVRIKGTWKHKVGKKVNKDPGDCVSAAKIYESITEKCTTWMVVSPIVFTYKVIETQNLLDPNNNTLLLGHITDQQQLEDIEKSNKPIRRFVVVDQEVYKIYGPKLTEYLEANNVLYKILSLPTTEENKSMEMVLNILEEVNKFSLDRRTEPIIAIGGGVCLDIVGLAASLYRRRTPYIRVPTTLLSYVDASVGAKTGVNFANCKNKLGTYIPPAAAFLDLSFIKSVPRRHISNGLAEMLKMALMKHKGLFDLLEKHGCMLLDTKLQTAPQATRIAIVTMLEELAPNLWEDDLNRLVDFGHLISPALEMKVLPSLLHGEAVNIDMSYMVYVSKESGLLSEEEKQRIISCMMGLELPVWHEACTMELIQQSLQDRLKHSGGLVRMPLPVGLGQAEIFNNTSCEILHRAYEKWCDELSAPTDSSCDS; translated from the exons ATGGGAAAGGTTCATCTGGAAGACAACGACAGCACAGAACAAAAAACTGAGTATAGCTTAGTCCGCATCAAAGGTACCTGGAAGCACAAAGTGGGAAAGAAGGTGAATAAGGACCCAGGTGACTGTGTCTCTGCTGCAAAAAT CTATGAGAGCATCACAGAAAAGTGCACCACTTGGATGGTAGTCAGCCCCATCGTCTTTACTTACAAAGTAATTGAGACTCAGAACTTGCTAGACCCGAACAACAACACACTCCTGCTGGGCCACATCACAGACCAGCAGCAACTGGAGGACATTGAAAAGTCAAACAAGCCAATCAGGCGCTTTGTGGTTGTTGATCAAGAAGTTTACAAAATCTACGGTCCCAAGCTAACTGAATATCTAGAGGCCAACAATGTCCTGTACAAGATCTTGTCTCTACCAACCACAGAGGAGAACAAATCCATGGAAATGGTCTTGAACATCCTTGAAGAGGTCAACAAATTCTCTCTTGACCGCCGCACAGAGCCCATCATCGCCATTGGTGGAGGGGTATGCCTGGACATAGTTGGCCTGGCTGCCTCTCTCTACAGAAGACGCACCCCTTACATTAGGGTCCCAACCACACTGCTCTCCTACGTCGATGCCAGCGTCGGGGCAAAGACAGGTGTTAACTTTGCAAACTGCAAGAACAAACTGGGCACCTACattccacctgctgctgccttcCTCGACCTGTCCTTCATAAAAAGTGTTCCTCGACGACACATTTCTAACGGGCTGGCAGAGATGTTAAAG atgGCCTTGATGAAACATAAAGGCCTCTTTGATCTTCTTGAGAAACATGGCTGTATGTTGTTGGACACTAAATTACAGACAGCACCACAAGCAACTCGCATAGCCATCGTGACCATGCTGGAGGAGCTCGCCCCAAACCTTTGGGAGGATGACTTAAACAGACTTGTGGACTTTGGCCACCTTATCAGTCCGGCTTTAGAGATG AAAGTTCTCCCTTCCCTGCTGCATGGTGAGGCAGTGAACATTGATATGTCTTACATGGTTTATGTGTCCAAAGAGAGTGGTCTGttgtcagaagaagaaaagcaaaggaTCATCAGCTGCATGATGGGCCTGGAGCTGCCTGTCTGGCATGAGGCGTGTACCATGGAGCTCATCCAGCAGTCTCTGCAGGACAGGCTGAAGCATTCTGGAGGACTGGTCAGAATGCCTCTACCTGTTGGTCTTGGGCAAGCAG aaatTTTTAATAACACATCTTGTGAGATCCTGCACAGAGCTTACGAAAAATGGTGTGATGAGCTGAGTGCCcccactgacagcagctgtgactCTTAA
- the zgc:113054 gene encoding uncharacterized protein zgc:113054 isoform X1 translates to MMHKDYTQCRKKQQTQKKRRRPQHGLCGCVRQRLSAVPDTPVEVLVDLLTKAKEISATSSNVTEELRSHLQKAVDIASGLDNYLEKMTTRESEPLAELYKKTICHDWNQVHKEGKTTFLLPKECITGHVEGQTLKMLIHMSQAKRVLEIGMFTGYGALSMAEGLPEDGCLIACELEPYLKDFAQPIFDKSPHGKKITVKTGSAMNTLKELAAAGEQFDMVFIDADKNNYINYYNFILDNNLLRMQGVICVDNSLFKAKVYLKHTTDNNGLALREFNQFVSDDPRVEQVIIPLRDGISVIRRVPLTPECSVAQNKIADDEVFRGVNGRPILDRMRLDGKVAYVTGSGQGIGRAFAHALGEAGAKVAVVDMDQEKAEAVAKELFLKGINAIAITADISKSDDVQRMIDSIISKWGAIHIACNNAGINMNSASEDTSLEEWDQTFNVNLRGTFMCCQAAGRVMLKQGYGKIINTASMASLIVPHPQKQLSYNTSKAGVVKLTQTLGTEWIDRGVRVNCISPGIVDTPLIHSESLRPLVQRWLSDIPAGRLAQVTDLQAAVVYLASDASDYMTGHNLVIEGGQSLW, encoded by the exons ATGATGCACAAAGACTATACACAGTGcaggaaaaaacagcaaacacaaaagaagaggCGCCGACCACAACATggtttgtgtggatgtgtgagaCAGCGATTAAGTGCAG TTCCTGACACCCCAGTGGAAGTCCTTGTGGATCTTCTAACAAAAGCCAAAGAGATATCTGCAACAAGTAGTAATGTGACTGAAGAGTTGAGAAGTCACTTGCAGAAGGCTGTGGACATTGCAAGCGGCCTGGATAACTACCTGGAGAAAATGACCACACGGGAAAGTGAACCTCTGGCAGAGCTTTACAA AAAGACAATTTGTCATGACTGGAATCAAGTGCACAAGGAGGGCAAAACCACATTCCTGCTTCCTAAGGAGTGCATCACTGGTCATGTAGAAG GCCAGACCCTGAAGATGCTGATCCACATGAGTCAAGCTAAGAGGGTCCTAGAGATTGGGATGTTCACTGGCTATGGCGCACTGTCCATGGCTGAAGGGCTACCTGAAGATGGTTGTTTAATTGCTTGCGAGCTGGAGCCATATCTCAAAGACTTTGCTCAGCCCATTTTTGACAAGTCTCCACATGGCAAGAAAATTACTGTTAAGACTGGATCTGCTATGAACACGCTGAAG GaattggctgctgcaggtgagCAGTTTGATATGGTGTTCATTGATGCTGACAAGAACAATTACATCAATTACTACAACTTCATTCTGGATAACAATCTGCTGAGAATGCAAGGGGTCATATGTGTTGATAACTCGCTGTTCAAAGCCAAGGTTTATCttaaacacaccacagacaacAATGGACTGGCACTTAGAGAATTCAATCAATTTGTCTCAGATGATCCACGCGTTGAGCAG gtcATTATCCCTCTCAGAGATGGCATCAGTGTTATCCGCCGGGTACCTCTGACCCCTGAGTGTTCAGTGGCACAG aATAAAATAGCAGATGATGAAGTTTTCCGCGGAGTGAACGGGCGTCCCATCCTTGATCGTATGCGTCTTGATGGAAAGGTGGCCTATGTGACAGGTTCTGGGCAGGGCATAGGCCGAGCATTTGCTCATGCCCTGGGTGAGGCTGGTGCGAAGGTGGCCGTAGTAGACATGGACCAAGAAAAAGCTGAGGCAGTGGCTAAAGAGCTCTTTCTTAAAG GCATCAATGCCATTGCGATCACAGCTGACATAAGCAAATCAGATGATGTCCAGAGGATGATTGACAGCATCATCTCCAAATGGGGGGCCATCCACATTGCCTGCAACAATGCCGGCATCAACATGAACTCAGCCAGTGAAGACACCAGTCTAGAGGAGTGGGACCAAACCTTTAATGTCAACCTGAGGGGGACTTTCATGTGTTGTCAG GCGGCAGGTCGAGTGATGTTGAAGCAAGGATACGGCAAGATTATCAACACAGCCTCCATGGCCAGTCTAATAG TCCCCCATCCCCAGAAGCAACTTTCCTACAACACGTCCAAGGCTGGAGTGGTCAAACTGACTCAGACTCTGGGCACTGAATGGATTGATAGAGGAGTGCGGGTCAACTGCATCTCACC gGGGATTGTTGACACCCCTCTCATCCACTCGGAGAGTCTGAGGCCTCTGGTGCAGCGCTGGCTGTCAGATATCCCTGCTGGTAGACTGGCTCAAGTGACAGACCTGCAAGCTGCAGTGGTCTACTTGGCATCTGACGCCTCCGACTACATGACAGGGCATAACTTAGTCATAGAGGGTGGGCAAAGTCTGTGGTAG